The DNA segment TACACAACCCAACTACTTCCAGTTGTTGCCTTCACTCCCTGCTCTTTCATCAGCATTCTAATTTTCTCAGCTTCCTCCTGTCTCCCAACACTAGCATACATTTTTGCCAACAGCACATAATTGGCAGGATTATCAGGCTCAATCTCTGACAAAGCTCTAGCTGCAATCTCTGCCAATTCCAGATCACCAAAGTTCCGACAAGCCCCAAGAAGGGCACCCCATGCTTTGGCAGTGACTTTCACTGGCATCTCTTGTATAACTTGATATGCTTCATGTAACCTGCCTGCCCTGCTCAGAACATCAACTAAACACGAATAATGATCACTATTTGGTTCAACACCAAAATCTTTGTACATCCTAGTAAAATAATACAAGGCTTCATCAGCTAATCCAGCATGGCTACAAGCTTTCAAAACCCCAAGAAAAGTAATCCCATCAGGCTGCACTTTTGCAAATTCCATTTGCTTGAAGATTTCTAAAGCATCCCTTGCCCGCCCATGGAGAGCATATGCAGATATCAAGCTGCTCCATGCAACTAAATCCCTTTCCTTCATTCTCCAAAACACACCATGCGAATGCATAAGGCAACCACTTCGGCCATACGCCTCAACTAAACCACTACTCAACTGGGGATGGGAGTCGATGTCATTCCTTATTGCATAACCATGAATCTCCTTAATCAAATTCAAAGCTGCTACCCCAATAGCAGCAGGAAGCAGAGCAAGAAGGGTTATCAACTGTGGCTTCAATCCAAGTTCAATCATCTTTCTATAGAATGCTATAGCCTTGAATGACCCATCATCCAGTCTTGCCATACCAGctataattgaattgaaagttGATTCATTAGGCATGATATCCATGGCTTGGAACAGCTGTAAAGCATTACCCACTTCATGAAAATGTGAATAGAGCGATATCATTGCATTCCACACAACTACATTTCTACTGGGAATTTCATCAAACAGCTGGCGTGCAGAAGAAACGGAGACGCATTTCCCGTACAAATCCACAAGAGCGCTGGCAACAAACTGGTTTGAAAGAAAGGAGGCTTTGGAGACATGAGCATGGATTGAAGTGCCAAGTTGGGGGCGATTCAGGGCAGTGCAGGATTTGAGTATGAGGGAGAAGACATGGGCATCAAGAGTCAAGGCAAGATATGAATGCATGTGTCGGAAAACAGCAAGCGCTTCTTCGTGACGACCACCGCTTATGTGGGAGGACATGTGCTTGGTGAATGAAAGCAAGCGTGTAAGGTTGGTAGAGTAAGATCCCATGATCAGTTGACTAAGACATCCACCCTGTAATTCCTTTGGGTTATTGATTAATTAAGCCATGCCTATGGTAATGGTAAACCTTTCTAAGCGTGGGAAATGGATTCAACCCAAAGGGCTCTCCTATGGCTATTAGGATATCTAGCTCGTTTTTTGAATGTGTTTTATGTAATATTTGTTCTAATGAAACGTTTGATAACAGAACCAAAGGAGAGTTTCATTTCTAGTTGAAGGTGAAAGTCAAATCAAGTTAAGTCGGAGAAGAAACAGCAAGAAGTAAGAGAAGAGAAGACACTCACAGATTGAAGACACAGCTTTGTGCGCGGCTCTCGGCTGATTTCGGTAATTCGGTGGATTTTACAAACTcccttttcttttaaataaaaaaatagaacttgcttttgtgggtgtggttTTTAGAATGGTTGTGACTTTAGGCTCAATTTTATGGAAATCGAACGCATATGTGTGCTATTCTTATGAATTCATGGGGACTAGATATATATGTTGAATAGTTTTTTGGCAGTGTAACGTAGAAAAATTCAGACTGTGCGAGTTCTTTGATTATAAACTTTTGCATAGTAAATTGTACGGTCCGATTTGTATGctaataagaattaaaatttcaGAAGGTTGAAATCGGACTTTCCGTGTTGCTTTAGCTTAGTTTTTTAATATGAAATGGGACAACAAATCGCATGGTCTGAGTTCCATGCTGAGAATTGGAATTTGGGAAGATTGAACTCGGACCCTACGTTTTGCGTAAGCTTGgcaattttttatatgaattgctagatgaaatcgcatggtccgatttcattttttaatactttttttgaATCAGGTTAACCTACTCGAAGGGTGCGAGTTCGTTAAAGAGGCCTATATAAAAGTGTGAAGTGAACTGGTGGTAGCTTACTCGCGTCTTCTTCCGCTTCTTGAACGGCTGCTTTTTCTGTTTCTTCTTTCTCGTTTCTTCATTACTTGTTTTGAACTTGAAAATCTAGTAGCTAAAGTTATGCTTTTTTTTGGGTGATTGAGAGAAATGAGTGACAGAGTGTTACTAAAAGTGTATTATTTTGGTCAGATTTTGCTACAAACATCTGAAggagtaaaatttatttgtgaaaatctgCTAGATGTTGTTATTCCTTTTATCATCTCATTTAAAGAGCTCAAAGGTGTGATCTGTGAAAAGATTGATTCTGAGAGGGCAAGAAAAATATCCTGTATTCTACACAGATATCCCATACCAGTGTTTGGTGGATTCGTCCAGTTTCAAACCAAATATGTGACGGACGAAGCGAGCATGCAAgagatgttttcaatgtatattgaaaACCGGGCTCAGATCTCGTTCATCgagttgtatgttgagtttgaacaatttgAGGCCGATCGGAATATTCTACGGGAAGATTATAATAGTGACAGTGAAGAAGAGTTCGAAAGTAACTACGAATTTGTTGGTCCAGATGGAGATGAAGATCAAGGTGATGGAACTATGGCTCCAGATGTTACAGAGGTGGTAAATGCACTCGCAAACGAAGTGTCGTTTGAGGAGCCATCATTCATGCGAGTTTTGGACTTGGAAGCCATGCATGTTCTGGAGTTTCCGGAATATATGACTACAGGTACGTAATTCGTcgtattagttttttttagttagttattgatttagttaagaataaattagtatttatGTACCATTATTTAATCATGCGTTGATGTCATAGTTCTCAGGATTGAACCGGTGGTCGAACGGTTCAGGTGACTGGGTCACTTCAACCGCTGGGTTAGTGGAATGAACTGGTTGACTCGGTCTTatgtagataaaaaataaataatagcatGAATGTTAAATAACAAACTTGAAAATATATGTGTTTGATAACATTTTAAGAAAATCAAGTTATTTTAAACCAATATGGAACAggaacaataaatattttatttttttactgttatatatatactacaagtacttattaataataaaattctctCGAATATGATTATTAAATATTACGTGAGTTTGTAATTATTATTCGCACTGGATCGATGCCTTGTACGGTTCAAACCAAATGAACCAGATCGGTTAGGGTCCGGTTCATTGGGTTTGACgatcgaaccggccggtccggtctGATTTTTACATCTGTTGCTgttgttctttttttattatagtgGCATAATAACATGTTGTCAGATTTGAATTTATATCAGACTAGAGTCAGTGAATGTAGATTTACCCTTACTATCTGtgtattaatttgatttttcctATGGTGGTTGTACCAGCAGAAATTCCTATTGTGCAGATGGTGAATTTGCCGTTAGTATGGAGTTTAGTTCCAGGGAAGCTGTTATTAAGGTGATAAAAGAGTATACCATACGACGAAGCGTAGACTACTGGGTGTATGAGTTTGAGCCGTTGATATTTTATGCCAAGTGTACACAATATGGGTTAGGGTGTGATTGGCTTATCATGGTTAGCATGATTAGCAGGAAGTATTATTGGGTTATAAGGAGGTATAATGGTAGTCACACCTGTACCAGAGCCACTATTTCACAGGATCATTCGAAGCTGGATTTTATCATAATTGCAGAAGCAATAAAGCCATTGGTTGAGGCTGACCCCTCCTTAAAGGTAAAATCGGTTATAGCAGAAGTGCAATCGAAGTTCAACTACACCGTTAGTTATCAGAAAGCATGGTTGGCTAAGGAAAGGGcagtagaaaaaatatttggaggtTGGAAAGCATCATTTGAAGCGTTGCCTATATAGTTTGAGGCCATGTGTCATAAGGAGCCATCAGCTGTTGTCCATTTCGAGACTATGCCTGCATATCAAGGCGATAACTTGGTGGGTGATATTCGGGTACTGCATCGAATATTTTGGAGTTATTACCCCTGTATTAGGGCATTCAGACATTGTAAGCCAATTGTCCAAGTAGATGGGACTCACTTGTACGGAAAGTATAACGGTTGTCTACTAGTGGCAGTTTCACAGGATGGCAACAACAATATCGTCCCAATTGCATTTGCTATTGTGGAAGGAGAGACTTCTGATGCATGGCATTTTTTCCTTAGTAACCTTTGTCAACATGTTGTCACTCGGGATGGTGTGGGTCTAATATCCGACCGACATGAAACCATCAATGCAGCTGTGGAATGCAGTAACGAAGTTTGGTCACCTCCTAGAACTTTTCATATGTTTTGCATCAGGCATATAGAGTCAATTTTTTTGAGAAAGTTCAATGCACCGTACTTCCGAAAATTGGTTGTCAACATCAGTAACCATTTAGTAAATTTAAGAAAGTTATTAACAGAGATACCTTCAACATTTGTTTTGacctctattatttttcttttttttatgttgttatCCTCTAGGATATTCGAGGATGGTGCGGGAGTACGAAGTGCGTTACCAACAATTACGGGAACGGGACGAGGCGTATACAAACTGGTTAAACCGAATTCCTCGCGAACAGTACGCATTGGCATTTGATGGTGGATACCGATGCGGTCACATGACGATGAATCTAGTAGAATGCATCAATTCAGTGTTGAAGGGTGCACGCAATCTTCCCATTACTGTTCTTGTGAAGGTAACATTCTACAGGCTAAACGAGTTGTTCACCCGAAAAAGAGCGGAGGCAGAAGCGCAGATTAATGCTGGTCATGTGTTCTCTGATGTCGTGACCTCGAAGTTGCATGCAAACTAGCTTGCATCAGGAAACATTCAGGTTAGTTGCTTTAACCGGCAAAATGAGGTTTTTGAGGTGCGTGAGATGCCAAGCGGACTGGAGTTTACAGTCGATCTACGTGGCCTTCGATGTGACTGTGGTGAGTTCTAGGTAGACCGGATCCCCTGTAGACATATGTTCGCATGTTGTGCCAACCAGCGACTGGATTGAAAACTGTATGTGCATGATGTGTATAAGATAGACCAAGTTCGGCGGGTGTACCGAGCAAGGTTTAGGCCACTAGGTAATCCTACTACATGGCTTGCTTACAATAGACCTCGGTTCGTACTGAATTTGTACCTGAGACGCATCACGAAAGGTCGCCCCAGGTTGACCTGCTTCTTGAATCAGATGGACACGCGAATGTTACGTCGTCCTAGGCGATATAGGCTATGTGGGGCTGAGGGACACAATCATAGCAGATGCCATCAGTCAGATGGTGCAAATGCCGACAGAGATGCTCAATAGGTTCACAGTCTAAGATGATATTATATATGTAGTATGGCATGAGTTGTCCAATTGATGTAACATGACCTGATATATGTAACATTGTATAATATCACTCGAATTCtcatttaattagtttatatctattatattattatataatacaagtatttattaaaaaataatactaatagatattatataattataaaaaaataaatgagtttataattattgttaaataaaaatataattaatttaagaataagtgaatttataactaaatttaaaataaattagatagaaaaaaattatttgttagaagatatatatattataatttgcatTAGTATTTATGAAAATCATCACAGCTTAGTGGCTGTGAATAGTGCTATGTTTCTAAGAGGGGAGGGGTTCGAATCCCTATTTTAacattttgttaaaatttaaccCTAACCTGTTCGGTTGAATCGAGTATTATCGAGTTTTCACTGGTTTGTACCGGGTTTGACCGGTTCGTACCGGTTTCCAATCTTATGAGGTCCAAATATCAGACCGGACCGGTAGAGGATCTGTTTTACCGTCTTTTGGTTGAACCGACCGGTCTGGTCCGATTTTTATAACACTGATTATAAGATATCTGTAGCATTATATAATATCATCTCAATTGTCCAATTGAGGTATATTGATATGATATCTGTAGCAATATATTAAGATTTTATGAAACATTAATACATAGTCCAGATCATTAATACCTGAATAAGGTCATTAGTGCATAAATACTCTAAACATACAAAGTAATCTTACCATAGTCCAGGTCATTAATACATAATGTCCAACAGATACAAAATACTCTAAACATAGTTCACATCATTAATACCTAAATAAATACATTACACTACAACTACTTTCTGATTGCCCACTTTACATCCTTCACAAAGTTCTTGCATTTCTTGGCCGCCTTTTTGAAGACAGATGGAGTGTAGCGATTAGTGCTACGACGTGGTGGATCAATTCTCAGATTGTAACCTTTGACTTTGTCATCCGGAGTGCGTGCCTGACTTGTATACAATTTATAAATACAATTAAATGTAGCACATCAGGTAATCAAACCAACATAGATACCACATATCATTTAGGAAAAACGAAACAGAGATAACATTTATgaacacaaaataaataactaatcgAACATGTAAAGCAAAATACACAACATAATACCATCATTACGAGATTCTTCATCCTCACTGAACTCCTCTATTTCATCCTCCTCATCATCGTCCTCATCATCCGGTTTATCTACTAGATACGCATCGGTCTCTTGCTCAAGTGTGTTAGCATTTTCCTCAATGAGTCCCATGGAAACACGGTTAGGATTTTGACTATGAAGAACTCCGCGTCCACCGTCACTCCTACTAGAGTCAACAGATACGAACCCTCCAGAAGCAACCGATGAGGTATGGCCCGAATACCTCGCATCCAACGAATACCTACCTGCCATGAACTCAGGCTGATGGCCATATTGTGGTTGTCCTGCATCTGCAGCCATGAACCCAAGCAACTGGATAAAAGAACCTCCTTCTCCTGTTTCAAACTGTGACATACCCCAATATTGTTGATGTATTGAAAATGATGGGGGGAACTGTGTCTGAGGTACATACTGGCTTGAGGACTGAGGTTGTTCTTCTGGAAGCGGATTTGGAGGTGATATATGCGGCAAATGTGGCTCTTGTTCTTCACTGTCATCATCCATATCCTGACTACCCTCATCGGTATCCTGATTACCCTCATCCATATCATGATTACCTTCATCATTCTCTTGACCCACAAGATTCGACAAGTTCAAGTGGTCCCCAAATTTTGATCGGTACCAATACATGTAACTATCCAATGGATGCTGTGAAGGCATGGGAAGCTCAGATAGAACGTAGTTATACCTGTTTATCCAATGCATCACCTAAATTGAATGACTCGGTGTTGTGGCCCAGTTAAGATTCTTAGGACCAGTCATGACTTCTCCATGCGCCTTGTCCAGATTCTGCTCCTGATTAGGTACTCCCTGAACAAAACCGAACTGTCGCCTAAACCTATCGGTAGCATGCCACTCGATACATTCAAATGACACCAACGGAACTGTAGCGCTCCATACAACCGACTGCATATAGATTTCAGTAGGAATGATGTTCGGATCCACACGATCCACAGCATAAGCAACCCAAACAAATTgggaaaaataaatgaaactcATGATTACAACCCACAAtaccaataacaataacaatgctTGATAATTATGTCCCAGACCCTAAACCTGAAACTAATACTTCTTTAATTAAAACAGACCTGCCCTTCCTGAAGTTCATCAAATGCCTTCCTAAAGTGAGCTAGATTCAGATATCTATATCGTCGGTCACCACGCTCCCAGttatgtggtgcacgaaattgcaatcacacttttgcaacctcgcacaactaaccagcaagtgtactgggtcgtccaagtaataccttgcgtgagcaagggtcgatcccacagagattgtcggcttgaagcaagctatggttatcttgtaaatcttagtcaggatatcagaaattatcaggattgattgtgaaagacaaaagaacatgaattgattacttgttttgcagtaatggagaataggttgaggttttggagatgctccatcttctgaatctctgcttttctactgtcttcttcctcaaacacgcaaggctccttccatggcaagctgtatgtagggtttcaccgttgtcaatggctacctcccatcctctcagtgaaaatgttcctatgctctgtcacagcatggctaatcatctgtcggttctcggtcaggccggaatagaatccagtgattcttttgcgtNNNNNNNNNNNNNNNNNNNNNNNNNNNNNNNNNNNNNNNNNNNNNNNNNNNNNNNNNNNNNNNNNNNNNNNNNNNNNNNNNNNNNNNNNNNNNNNNNNNNNNNNNNNNNNNNNNNNNNNNNNNNNNNNNNNNNNNNNNNNNNNNNNNNNNNNNNNNNNNNNNNNNNNNNNNNNNNNNNNNNNNNNNNNNNNNNNNNNNNNNNNNNNNNNNNNNNNNNNNNNNNNNNNNNNNNNNNNNNNNNNNNNNNNNNNNNNNNNNNNNNNNNNNNNNNNNNNNNNNNNNNNNNNNNNNNNNNNNNNNNNNNNNNNNNNNNNNNNNNNNNNNNNNNNNNNNNNNNNNNNNNNNNNNNNNNNNNNNNNNNNNNNNNNNNNNNNNNNNNNNNNNNNNNNNNNNNNNNNNNNNNNNNNNNNNNNNNNNNNNNNNNNNNNNNNNNNNNNNNNNNNNNNNNNNNNNNNNNNNNNNNNNNNNNNNNNNNNNNNNNNNNNNNNNNNNNNNNNNNNNNNNNNNNNNNNNNNNNNNNNNNNNNNNNNNNNNNNNNNNNNNNNNNNNNNNNNNNNNNNNNNNNNNNNNNNNNNNNNNNNNNNNNNNNNNNNNNNNNNNNNNNNNNNNNNNNNNNNNNNNNNNNNNNNNNNNNNNNNNNNNNNNNNNNNNNNNNNNNNNNNNNNNNNNNNNNNNNNNNNNNNNNNNNNNNNNNNNNNNNNNNNNNNNNNNNNNNNNNNNNNNNNNNNNNNNNNNNNNNNNNNNNNNNNNNNNNNNNNNNNNNNNNNNNNNNNNNNNNNNNNNNNNNNNNNNNNNNNNNNNNNNNNNNNNNNNNNNNNNNNNNNNNNNNNNNNNNNNNNNNNNNNNNNNNNNNNNNNNNNNNNNNNNNNNNNNNNNNNNNNNNNNNNNNNNNNNNNNNNNNNNNNNNNNNNNNNNNNNNNNNNNNNNNNNNNNNNNNNNNNNNNNNNNNNNNNNNNNNNNNNNNNNNNNNNNNNNNNNNNNNNNNNNNNNNNNNNNNNNNNNNNNNNNNNNNNNNNNNNNNNNNNNNNNNNNNNNNNNNNNNNNNNNNNNNNNNNNNNNNNNNNNNNNNNNNNNNNNNNNNNNNNNNNNNNNNNNNNNNNNNNNNNNNNNNNNNNNNNNNNNNNNNNNNNNNNNNNNNNNNNNNNNNNNNNNNNNNNNNNNNNNNNNNNNNNNNNNtgtggcccaaagcactctgtcttccagtattaccaccggatacatacatgccacagacaca comes from the Arachis duranensis cultivar V14167 chromosome 7, aradu.V14167.gnm2.J7QH, whole genome shotgun sequence genome and includes:
- the LOC127739602 gene encoding putative pentatricopeptide repeat-containing protein At1g03510 gives rise to the protein MGSYSTNLTRLLSFTKHMSSHISGGRHEEALAVFRHMHSYLALTLDAHVFSLILKSCTALNRPQLGTSIHAHVSKASFLSNQFVASALVDLYGKCVSVSSARQLFDEIPSRNVVVWNAMISLYSHFHEVGNALQLFQAMDIMPNESTFNSIIAGMARLDDGSFKAIAFYRKMIELGLKPQLITLLALLPAAIGVAALNLIKEIHGYAIRNDIDSHPQLSSGLVEAYGRSGCLMHSHGVFWRMKERDLVAWSSLISAYALHGRARDALEIFKQMEFAKVQPDGITFLGVLKACSHAGLADEALYYFTRMYKDFGVEPNSDHYSCLVDVLSRAGRLHEAYQVIQEMPVKVTAKAWGALLGACRNFGDLELAEIAARALSEIEPDNPANYVLLAKMYASVGRQEEAEKIRMLMKEQGVKATTGSSWVVYSE